In Pasteurella dagmatis, the sequence AATTGTGCTAATGCACTGCGAAAGGCTTCTACCGTGCGATTAAATTCTGACTGGATCCAACGATCCGCCACAGAATATTCCACCGAACCTTCGCTGAGATCCAATTTATCATTAGTCAACACAAAACGGCTAGCATTCCATAATTTGTTACAGAAATTGCGGTAACCTTCTAAGCGTTTCATATCCCAGTTAATATCACGACCATTAGTCGCTAACGCAGTTAATGTGAAACGTAACGCATCGGTACCGTGTTCTGCAATACCTTCAGGAAATGCTTTGACTGTTGCTTTAGAAATTTTCTCCGCCAATTGCGGCTGCATCATGTTGCCAGTGCGTTTTTCTAACAGGCTTTCCAGATCAATGCCATCAATCATATCCAATGGATCAATCACGTTACCTTTTGATTTGGACATTTTTTGTCCTTGTTCATCACGAATCAAGCCTGTTACATAAACAGTTTTGAATGGCACTTGTGGTTTGCCGTTTTCATCTTTCACAAAATGCATTGTGAACATAATCATACGAGCAACCCAGAAGAAAATGATGTCAAAGCCCGTGATCAACACATCTGTTGAATGGAACATTTTCAGATCTGGTGTTTGATTTGGCCAACCAAGCGTTGAGAAAGTCCATAAACCTGATGAGAACCAAGTATCCAACACGTCTTCATCTTGTTTTAATGGTAAATCTGCAGGTAAATTGTGTTTTGCTCGCACTTCTGCTTCATCACGTGCAACATACACATTACCTTGCTCATCATACCAAGCTGGAATACGGTGTCCCCACCATAATTGACGAGAAATACACCAGTCTTGAATGTCACGCATCCAAGAGAAATAGAGATTTTCATACTGTTTTGGTACGAATTGAATTTCGCCGTCTTCTACCGCTTTCACTGCCACTTCTGCAAGCGATTTTACGCTCACATACCATTGGTCAGTTAACATTGGCTCGATTGGCACACCACCACGGTCGCCATAAGGCACTTTCAAATCGTGTGGTTTGATTTCTTCTAATAAACCTAATTCTTCAAAATCTGCCACGATTTGTTTACGTGCCGCAAAACGTTCCATACCTTGATATTTGGCTGGAATAAGTGCGGTGTAATTTTCAAGAATTTTGCCGTCTGAACCTATAATTTCCGCTTCAGCACGGATATCTGCGTTTAAGGTCATTACGTTCACCATAGGTAATTGGTGACGTTTACCCACTTCATAGTCGTTGAAGTCGTGTGCTGGTGTAATTTTCACAACACCTGTTCCAAATTCACGATCTACATAATCATCAGCGATAATTGGAATTTCACGATTTGCTAGTGGCAATACGACTGTTTTACCAATAAGTGATTGATAACGTTCATCTTCTGGGTGTACAGCCACAGCGGTATCACCCAACATTGTTTCAGGACGCGTTGTCGCTACCACCAAGTAATCTTTACCGTCTGCGGTTTTCGCACCGTTCGCTAATGGATAACGGAAATGCCAAAGTGAACCTTTGCTCTCTTTGTTTTCTACTTCAAGATCAGAAATCGCAGTGTGTAATTTTGGATCCCAGTTAACTAAACGTTTACCACGATAAATTAAGCCTTCTTCGTGTAAACGAACAAACACTTCTTTTACTGCTTCAGATAAACCCTCGTCCATTGTGAAACGTTCACGATCCCAGTCGATAGAGTTACCTAAACGACGCATTTGTTGACTGATTGTACCGCCTGAATACGCTTTCCAATCCCAGATTTTATTGATGAACGCTTCACGTCCATAATCGTGACGAGTTTTA encodes:
- a CDS encoding valine--tRNA ligase, translating into MTQNFEMADRFTPSAVEQALYKHWEESGYFKPSEDTSKPSYSIAIPPPNVTGSLHMGHAFQQTLMDILIRFNRMEGHNTLWQTGTDHAGIATQMVVERKIAAEEGKTRHDYGREAFINKIWDWKAYSGGTISQQMRRLGNSIDWDRERFTMDEGLSEAVKEVFVRLHEEGLIYRGKRLVNWDPKLHTAISDLEVENKESKGSLWHFRYPLANGAKTADGKDYLVVATTRPETMLGDTAVAVHPEDERYQSLIGKTVVLPLANREIPIIADDYVDREFGTGVVKITPAHDFNDYEVGKRHQLPMVNVMTLNADIRAEAEIIGSDGKILENYTALIPAKYQGMERFAARKQIVADFEELGLLEEIKPHDLKVPYGDRGGVPIEPMLTDQWYVSVKSLAEVAVKAVEDGEIQFVPKQYENLYFSWMRDIQDWCISRQLWWGHRIPAWYDEQGNVYVARDEAEVRAKHNLPADLPLKQDEDVLDTWFSSGLWTFSTLGWPNQTPDLKMFHSTDVLITGFDIIFFWVARMIMFTMHFVKDENGKPQVPFKTVYVTGLIRDEQGQKMSKSKGNVIDPLDMIDGIDLESLLEKRTGNMMQPQLAEKISKATVKAFPEGIAEHGTDALRFTLTALATNGRDINWDMKRLEGYRNFCNKLWNASRFVLTNDKLDLSEGSVEYSVADRWIQSEFNRTVEAFRSALAQFRFDLCATALYEFTWNQFCDWYLELTKPVFASGSSAQKRGASQTLINVLEKLLRLTHPVMPFITEEIWQKVKEFAGVNGDTIMLQSFPQFEQSALDYQAEAEINWMKEVIVAVRNIRAENNIPPSKGLDLLLRNLSDVDQNSLENNRTLIQAMAKLDSIRVLSADEEAPLSVVKLVNNAELLVPMAGFINKEAELARLNKEIEKYNGEIQRIENKLSNEVFVAKAPPAVIEKERAKMAEYAEGLNKLKQQYQAIENL